Below is a genomic region from Marinilabiliales bacterium.
GAAAGCTATTCGATTGAGATGAAACCAACGGTTGACATACTTGCCGAACTGGGGAGGGCAAAGAAGAAAGGCCAGGTTCTGGCTGGCTTTGCCCTTGAGACAGACAATGAGATGGAGAATGCAAAAAAGAAACTGCATAACAAAAACCTCAATTTTATCGTTTTAAACTCATTAAAGGAGGAGGGAGCAGGGTTTCATGCCGACACCAACAAGGTAACCATAATCAATCCCGACGGTTCGGCTGTTGATTATGCACTTAAAGGCAAGCCCGAAGTTGCTGTTGATATTGTTAACCACTTATCAGGTCTGTTAAAATGAGAAAATTAGTTGCTTGTGTTATCCTTATTGCTGCATTTGCCGCCAATGCGGCCAGCCAGGAGTTAAGATGCAATGTGCAGGTGATCACCAACCAGATCCAGGGAACAAACAAACAGAAGTTCACCACTCTCCAGAGGGCCATATATGAGTTCATGAACAACCGCAACTGGACCAACCATGTGTACAGAAGTCATGAGCGTATCGAGGCCAACATTATGATCAACCTCACAGAGGAGATTTCGTCAGATGAGTTCAGGGGTACGATTCAGATACAGGCCCGCAGGCCGGTATATAATTCATCATACAATACCGTGCTGTTCAACTACATGGACAATAACCTGCACTTCAGGTATATCGAGCATGAGACCCTTGAGTTCAATTCATCCCAGCACCTGTCAAACCTCACCTCGATTCTTGCCTTCTATGCATATATCATTATAGGCCTGGATTACGACTCCTTTTCCCTTAACGGGGGAACCGAACTGTTTCGTGCGGCTGAGACAATTGTAAGCAATGCACAGAATGCCTCCGAACGTGGCTGGAAATCCTTCGAAAGCAACCGCAACAGGTACTGGCTGGCGCATAACCTCGTGGATGCCCGGTACGCCCCGGTGCGTGAGTTCATTTACAGGTATCACAGGCTGGGACTGGACCGGATGGCTGACCGTCCGGCCGAGGCACGGGCCGAAATAGCAGAAAGCCTTGAACTGCTGCAGAAGGTATTCCGTGAGAAGCCCGACCCTTTCATGCATATTCTACAGGTGATGTTCGATGCCAAGTCTGATGAACTGATCAATGTATTCTCGGAGACCAATCCCGAGGAGGCAAGAAGGGTAGTTACCGTGCTCAGGGAAGTCGACCCTTCAAACACACCCAAGTACCAGAGAATACAACAATAGCAGCAACTTCCCTCCCCGATATGTCCGGACAGTTTACCAGTGGCTGATTTCCTGTTTGCCGGTAGGGCGCAGCATACCCGTATGGATCCTTCCTGTTGATAACCGGTGGAAACTCTGTTGATTCTTCTGTGCCCGGAGCCCCGAAAATTTGTTTAAATTTGAAAGTTATCAAACATCGGCGCCTATGCTCCTGAAACTAGCAGTCAGCAATTATGCTCTGATTGACAGGCTTGATATAGATTTTCCGCGGGGACTTTCCATCATAACGGGAGAGACCGGTTCGGGCAAGTCAATCCTGCTGGGAGCCCTGGCCCTGATACTCGGGCAGCGTGCCGACACTTCGGTTTTGCAGGACAAGTCGGGTAAATGCATAGTCGAAGGTGAGTTTGATATCTCCAGGTACAGCCTTGAAGGGTTTTTTGAGCAAAACCTGCTCGATTACGATGATGTTTCGATAATCAGGCGTGAGATCAATGAATCGGGTAAGTCCAGGGCATTTGTAAATGACACCCCGGTTAACCTGACTGTTCTGAAGGAGCTGGGCGGGAGGCTTGTCGATATCCATTCCCAGCATCACAACCTGCTTCTTGCAGGCAGCGGGTTCCAGCTTGAAGTGATAGATGTTATCGCCGGCAACGCCGGGGTGCTGGAGGAATATAAAAGATGCTACAGGCTTTACAGGGAAGCACTTGATCATTATGACACCCTGCGCGAAAAGGCTGAAAAGGCAGGATCCGATCTTGACTATTACAATTTCCAGCTTGAACAGCTTAATGCTGCAAGGCTGGCAGAAGGTGAGCAGCAGGAGCTGGAGGAGGAGCTTCAGCTGTTGAATCATGCCGGCGAAATAAAGGAGGCGCTTGTCAGGGCCACATCGGGACTCGACGGCGATGATATCTCCATTCTTGCTGTGCTGGGGGATGTACGAAGCGGACTTTCACGTATAGAGCCCTTTTTCCCCAGGATATCCGAACTGTACAGCCGTCTGGAGAGCTCAGCCATAGAGCTGAAGGATATTTCCGATGAGCTGGCAAGGCTTGAGGCGGTCACCGGGTTTGATCCCGGCAGGGCGGGCCAGGTAAATGAGAGGCTTGACCTGATATACAGTTTACAGCAGAAACATCATGTATCTTCTGTAGAGGAGTTGATTGCCCTTCGTGATGAGCTCAGCCGCAAGGTTGAGGAGATAAACAATTACGAGTTCAGCATCGGTGAGGCAGAAAGGAAACTTGAAGAATGCCGTAATGAGCTTGCTTTGATCTCAGATAAGCTTTCAGAAACCAGGGTTTCTGCAATGCCTGCGCTTCAGGAACATATGGAGAGTCTGCTCAGGCGCCTGGGCATACCCAATGCCCGGTTCAGGGTCAGGCACAGCACCCTGGAGGATTTTTCTCCTTACGGAAAGGACCGTGTGGAGTTTCTTTTCAGCGCCAACCGGCAATCCCCGCCGATGGAACTGGGCAAGGTCGCTTCGGGAGGCGAGATGTCGAGGGTTATGCTCAGCCTGAAATCACTTATTGCGAAAAGCAGGTCCCTTCCCACCATTATCTTTGATGAGATAGATTCAGGGGTTTCAGGAGAGATTGCCGGCATGATGGGCAACATCATGAAGGAGATGTCGCTGAACATGCAGGTCGTGAATATCACCCACCTTCCCCAGATAGCCGGCAAGGGCGACCAGCAGTTCCTGGTCTACAAGGAAGATGTTGCAGATGCAACCCATACCCGCATACGCCTGCTGAACAGAGACGAACGCCTGCGTGAGATCGCAAGGATGCTCAGCAGCGACGGACTTACTGAGGCTGCCCTGACCAATGCCAGGGAGCTTCTGGGGCAGTGACCTTTTTAAACCTTATACACTCCGGTACAAAAAGGCCGTTTTAGAATGCATGCCTGTATTGCAGCCGGCCGGTCCCGCGAGGCAGGGCCAGCTGGAAGGCACAAACTGCAACCAGCCTGTCCCCCGGGCAGGGTCAGTTTGCCTGCAGTCAGAGGCTTTGGTCAGGATGCCGCGCCAGTAAGGGTCAGTTTGCAGGCAGAAGCTTCATCCTGTAGACCGCTCCGCTTTCCACCGCAGTCCTGGAGAAGGGATCGGGCCGGTATTCATCGTTAACGTACAGTTCTGTCTGGTCGCAATAGTGGTCGCTGGCCGGTATACCCGAGGCGCCTGTGGGAATTACCGTAAATGAGTTATCCCAGTTGGCAGTTGAATAGATATGCCGCTGCGACGCGCCGTGATTTACCACAAAGGGGTTGTTGAAATTATAGGAGTAGGGGCATACCGTGTGGAAGCTGCCTCCCGGACTGTAGGGTCCGCGGTTGATATTGAACACTATATCAAGAATGCGTTCCGATCCCATAGGGTGGTTCAGCGTGAATGTGTGTGCATCGCCCCATGCCCATCTTTCGACATTGGGGCCGTACCTGTGTTCAGCCTGTTCTATAGCTTCTATGAAGCTTTTTGTTACCAGGCCTGTGAATGTGCCGGGGCCGGAATCGGTTTTGGTGCCGGCAAACCATGCCGACTCTTCTGCATCCCAAACCCGGTCGACAATA
It encodes:
- a CDS encoding DUF4835 family protein, which produces MRKLVACVILIAAFAANAASQELRCNVQVITNQIQGTNKQKFTTLQRAIYEFMNNRNWTNHVYRSHERIEANIMINLTEEISSDEFRGTIQIQARRPVYNSSYNTVLFNYMDNNLHFRYIEHETLEFNSSQHLSNLTSILAFYAYIIIGLDYDSFSLNGGTELFRAAETIVSNAQNASERGWKSFESNRNRYWLAHNLVDARYAPVREFIYRYHRLGLDRMADRPAEARAEIAESLELLQKVFREKPDPFMHILQVMFDAKSDELINVFSETNPEEARRVVTVLREVDPSNTPKYQRIQQ
- the recN gene encoding DNA repair protein RecN → MFKFESYQTSAPMLLKLAVSNYALIDRLDIDFPRGLSIITGETGSGKSILLGALALILGQRADTSVLQDKSGKCIVEGEFDISRYSLEGFFEQNLLDYDDVSIIRREINESGKSRAFVNDTPVNLTVLKELGGRLVDIHSQHHNLLLAGSGFQLEVIDVIAGNAGVLEEYKRCYRLYREALDHYDTLREKAEKAGSDLDYYNFQLEQLNAARLAEGEQQELEEELQLLNHAGEIKEALVRATSGLDGDDISILAVLGDVRSGLSRIEPFFPRISELYSRLESSAIELKDISDELARLEAVTGFDPGRAGQVNERLDLIYSLQQKHHVSSVEELIALRDELSRKVEEINNYEFSIGEAERKLEECRNELALISDKLSETRVSAMPALQEHMESLLRRLGIPNARFRVRHSTLEDFSPYGKDRVEFLFSANRQSPPMELGKVASGGEMSRVMLSLKSLIAKSRSLPTIIFDEIDSGVSGEIAGMMGNIMKEMSLNMQVVNITHLPQIAGKGDQQFLVYKEDVADATHTRIRLLNRDERLREIARMLSSDGLTEAALTNARELLGQ